A region of Candidatus Effluviviaceae Genus I sp. DNA encodes the following proteins:
- a CDS encoding tetratricopeptide repeat protein — MVQVTRPRPPCSRPAAHSTATHLALGFLAVLLLATVVHAAQSTAGADSLIARGTRAINGGQAEQAERLFVDALRASKNDARAEHGLATVALMRGDADAAIERARKALKRDPKNAVYQLTLANGYGMKAMRGGATAMFYGGKYKQACEAAVECDPKYVDAHMGLLQFYVMAPALLGGGRDKANATAATIERLDRYSGHLARAFLARQGKDLAAAEREYLAAARVDSLDPKGWRMVAWFYAEQSRLRDAIRVGNRVLALKPDDLMTIYQVAKAHLLLGDDLKAAEAGFKRFIVAETPPTPPGRAPAHWRLGQVYAKAGRLADAKAEWERALKVDPKEKHAAAALDSLRKAHPEVGR; from the coding sequence ATGGTCCAGGTGACTCGCCCAAGACCGCCGTGCTCCCGCCCCGCCGCGCACTCGACAGCCACGCACCTCGCCCTGGGCTTCCTCGCCGTCCTCCTTCTCGCGACGGTCGTCCACGCCGCCCAATCCACCGCCGGCGCCGACTCCCTCATCGCGCGCGGCACGCGCGCCATCAACGGCGGCCAGGCCGAGCAGGCCGAGCGCCTCTTCGTCGACGCGCTCAGAGCCTCGAAGAACGATGCACGGGCGGAGCACGGTCTCGCGACGGTCGCGCTCATGCGAGGCGACGCGGACGCCGCCATCGAACGCGCGCGCAAGGCGCTCAAGCGCGACCCGAAGAACGCGGTCTACCAGCTCACGCTCGCCAACGGCTACGGCATGAAGGCCATGAGGGGCGGCGCGACCGCGATGTTCTACGGCGGCAAGTACAAGCAGGCGTGCGAGGCCGCCGTCGAGTGCGACCCGAAGTACGTTGACGCGCACATGGGCCTCCTGCAGTTCTACGTGATGGCGCCGGCGTTGCTCGGCGGGGGCCGCGACAAGGCCAACGCGACCGCGGCGACCATCGAGCGGCTCGACCGCTACAGCGGGCACCTCGCCCGCGCGTTCCTTGCGCGGCAGGGCAAGGACCTCGCCGCGGCGGAGCGCGAGTACCTCGCCGCCGCGCGCGTGGACTCCCTCGACCCGAAGGGCTGGCGGATGGTCGCGTGGTTCTACGCGGAGCAGTCGCGCCTTCGCGACGCGATCAGGGTCGGCAACCGCGTCCTCGCGCTCAAGCCCGACGACCTCATGACGATCTACCAGGTCGCGAAGGCGCACCTCCTGCTCGGCGACGACCTCAAGGCCGCCGAGGCCGGCTTCAAGCGCTTCATCGTGGCGGAGACCCCGCCGACGCCGCCGGGCCGCGCGCCGGCGCACTGGCGGCTCGGTCAGGTGTACGCGAAGGCCGGGCGGCTCGCGGACGCGAAGGCCGAGTGGGAGCGCGCGCTCAAGGTGGACCCCAAGGAGAAGCACGCGGCCGCCGCGCTCGACAGTCTGCGCAAGGCGCATCCGGAGGTGGGGAGGTAG